In Aspergillus fumigatus Af293 chromosome 4, whole genome shotgun sequence, one genomic interval encodes:
- a CDS encoding NCA2 family protein: MIIINRHIHHLNAELDRVQQKVSDGLLSPTQIPSQCPYEASKDIATLLRLIQSLSVQSVSQSLLRADQVRALISKFPDSLLKGQELPDETIAYVLDVSWIMAAKAFLQVLGITINVLLEHTHIIGEEVLYWADVSGSSWYTGAYAVQMAPCRLWRFLGRPLLYTEDGGTRKTVNPAASVSWARFYDMVRQCLDPRAMLSLRARLLSSFTAHRSEIRQKCKALGAMRTRNASGIGLLMGQCSLLKTEIDSESAADDRLRNAVLRSVLTLKILLQMVVHEGTEYEFEERIFTAVEREIVRSRSGMTKFPQSPEYVIEQLFSILDELLPDYSASSKRAIGHHGRPSCLVRYWLPLSVGVLSTSTFLRLIGSRQHDLIRWISNIGSTACEFWGNWVVEPTRRLIGTIRHDEESEIALMSKNSLEADRASLERMVLDFVLDRPEYEKELGAKRIDTLTARIREGDLTPVLRAYEKDMRKPFIGTVRGDLVRALLIQIQKTKVDVEIAIGGIDSLLKSQELVFGFVSLTPGIMVTYAFLRWAFGVFGNRKGLEVGRRKHELRHALRDVDRILTLSTPTDTGVLTYKDHGLLVCGADILLRKAATVLRGADLREFQEDIDDLLDIHIGIQRQTQVVSRIGWIYSRWIK, encoded by the exons ATGATTATCATAAATCG TCACATTCATCACTTAAATGCAGAGCTCGACAGAGTGCAACAGAAAGTCAGTGATGGTTTGCTTAGTCCTACCCAAATACCATCTCAATGCCCATATGAAGCTTCGAAGGATATAGCGACATTGCTTAGATTGATCCAGTCGCtttctgtccaatctgtATCCCAATCGTTACTACGAGCCGATCAGGTTAGAGCCTTGATTTCCAAGTTCCCTGATTCCTTGCTCAAGGGACAGGAATTGCCCGATGAAACTATCGCATATGTGCTGGATGTCTCGTGGATCATGGCTGCGAAGGCGTTTTTGCAGGTTTTAGGCATAACCATCAATGTTCTTCTCGAACATACTCACATTATCGGTGAAGAGGTTTTGTACTGGGCCGATGTTTCAGGATCAAGTTGGTATACCGGAGCATACGCAGTACAGATGGCCCCTTGTCGGCTATGGCGTTTCCTCGGACGGCCTCTTTTGTACACGGAAGATGGCGGTACGAGGAAAACTGTCAACCCAGCAGCATCTGTTTCGTGGGCCAGATTTTACGACATGGTGCGCCAATGCCTTGACCCGCGCGCGATGCTTTCGCTGCGCGCAAGGCTGTTATCTTCATTTACTGCACATAGGTCTGAGATTAGACAAAAATGCAAAGCTTTGGGAGCGATGCGAACAAGAAACGCCAGCGGCATCGGCCTTCTCATGGGGCAATGCTCCCTTCTCAAGACAGAAATTGACTCAGAGTCCGCCGCTGATGACCGCTTGCGTAATGCTGTGCTCAGGAGTGTGCTCACATTGAAGATTCTCTTGCAAATGGTGGTACATGAAGGCACGGAATATGAGTTTGAGGAGAGAATTTTTACCGCAGTCGAAAGGGAAATTGTTCGGTCTCGATCTGGCATGACAAAATTCCCCCAGTCACCCGAGTACGTTATCGAGCAGCTTTTCAGTATACTGGATGAGCTATTGCCAGACTATAGTGCCTCTTCAAAGAGGGCAATAGGTCACCATGGACGTCCCTCATGCTTGGTACGTTATTGGCTGCCGCTGTCAGTGGGGGTGCTTTCGACGAGCACTTTCCTGAGGTTGATAGGCAGTCGGCAGCACGATCTCATAAGATGGATTTCCAACATCGGATCAACTGCCTGTGAATTTTGGGGTAATTGGGTCGTTGAGCCCACGCGGAGACTCATAGGGACTATTCGACATGACGAAGAGAGCGAGATTGCACTAATGAGTAAGAATAGTCTCGAGGCGGATAGGGCCAGCTTGGAGCGGATGGTGCTTGATTTTGTCCTCGATCGACCCGAATATGAAAAGGAGCTTGGTGCGAAGCGGATTGACACTCTCACCGCGAGGATTCGAGAAGGCGATCTGACCCCAGTGCTACGAGCGTACGAGAAAGACATGCGGAAGCCCTTCATTGGAACTGTACGTGGTGATTTAGTACGGGCTCTTCTGATTCAGATTCAGAAAACGAAGGTGGATGTTGAAATAGCGATTGGTGGAATCGATTCATTGCTGAAAAGCCAGGAGCTTGTTTTTGG TTTCGTGAGTCTCACCCCAGGGATAATGGTCACATACGCGTTTCTGAGATGGGCATTTGGTGTCTTCGGCAATCGCAAGGGCTTGGAAGTAGGAAGGCGAAAACATGAGTTGAGACATGCTTTGCG GGATGTCGACCGTATTTTGACACTGTCAACACCTACTGATACCGGTGTTCTAACCTATAAAGATCATGGTCTTCTTGTCTGTGGTGCAGATATTCTCCTACGAAAAGCAGCAACAGTCCTGAGAGGAGCTGATCTCCGTGAGTTTCAAGAAGACATCGATGACCTGCTAGATATACATATCGGAATACAGAGGCAAACCCAAGTTGTAAGTAGAATTGGATGGATATATTCTCGATGGATTAAGTAA
- the erg25B gene encoding sterol desaturase family protein — MNSTLYSTSPGTYWEQYEEVSQHSAHLNVVERLWSAWYAWMQNDVLATGIMSFVMHEIVYFGRSVPWILIDTLGLFKNYKIQNNKIPSLREQWDCAKFVLLSHFTVELPQIWLFHPMAQFFGLSTSVPFPSVWTMMYQIAIFFVLEDTWHYFSHRALHWGPLYKAIHKIHHQYSAPFGMAAEYASPIEVMILGFGTVGCPILWCALTGDLHIFTMYVWIVLRLFQAIDAHSGYEFPWSLHHFLPFWAGADHHDLHHEKFVGNYSSSFRWWDYLLDTEYTPEALKRRREGKLTKKAQ, encoded by the exons AT GAATTCAACACTATACTCGACTTCTCCTGGAACTTACTGGGAGCAGTATGAGGAAGTTTCCCAACATAGTGCACATCTCAATGTCGTGGAGAGACTTTGGTCTGCGTGGTATGCCTGGATGCAAAATGATGTCCTTGCAACTGGCATCATGTCGTTTGTGATGCACGAGATTGTCTATTTCGGCCGTTCTGTTCCCTGGATATTGATCGACACTTTGGGCTTGTTCAAGAATTATAAAATCCAGAAT AATAAAATCCCTTCACTTAGGGAGCAATGGGATTGCGCCAAGTTTGTCCTTCTTAGCCACTTCACTGTGGAACTTCCGCAGATTTG GCTTTTCCACCCCATGGCTCAATTCTTCGGTCTGTCTACGTCGGTTCCTTTTCCCTCCGTTTGGACCATGATGTACCAGATAGCcattttctttgttcttgagGATACATGGCATTATTTCTCTCACCGTGCCCTCCATTGGGGCCCTTTGTACAAGGCTATCCATAAAATTCACCACCAGTATTCGGCACCCTTTGGTATGGCCGCCGAATATGCATCGCCTATTGAGGTTATGATTCTTGGATTTGGGACCGTTGGATGCCCCATTCTTTGGTGTGCATTGACCGGCGACCTGCATATCTTCACGATGTATGTCTGGATTGTTCTACGGCTTTTCCAGGCCATTGATGCGCACAGCGGCTATGAGTTCCCTTGGAGTCTCCATCATTTCTTGCCTTTTTGGGCTGGAGCTGATCACCATGATCTTCACCACGAGAAATTTGTCGGCAACTATTCGAGTAGCTTCCGGTGGTGGGATTATCTTCTTGATACTGAATATACACCTGAAGCTCTTAAGCGCCGAAGGGAGGGAAAGCTTACAAAAAAGGCTCAGTGA